One genomic window of Lepeophtheirus salmonis chromosome 5, UVic_Lsal_1.4, whole genome shotgun sequence includes the following:
- the LOC121118556 gene encoding LOW QUALITY PROTEIN: alpha-2A adrenergic receptor (The sequence of the model RefSeq protein was modified relative to this genomic sequence to represent the inferred CDS: deleted 1 base in 1 codon) has product MAEFNETLIRDENDFVLKTILSVSTGCLCPLILLGNLLVIIPFIQSHRVRTPSNHLILYLAIVDLTFGIIMPFSCFLHNKEVFQRVFEGIQLGVSIASFSFMVSIALDKAFSIAKPLRYTSVMTKINIQIYSVTLGLIAIATAVSLMCFIPSDEKDFQILILGILLIPCVILVSASYFYIYSVASKHIQAMRQVEVSVRSKERRDRLVLKSTNNNYCYQSSIEEHHSIFSSKKLSKKKNKRNYFKTKMPPSSRYGVNLSLTVVLLLGSRLPGPLGTLLLGNYTGVLIRVLDVPLYLCSAFNPWVYAYHNLELKKLMRRLMRKMKKRLCCSCCSMDPLSSISSHNSKTSKKTSEIEDFSSLQLF; this is encoded by the exons ATGGCTGAATTCAATGAAACTCTCATTAGGgatgaaaatgattttgtacTCAAGACAATACTTTCCGTCTCCACTGGATGCCTTTGTCCTTTAATACTCCTAGGAAACCTATTGGTCATCATACCCTTCATACAAAGTCATCGAGTAAGAACACCGAGTAATCATCTGATTTTATACTTAGCCATTGTAGACCTTACTTTTGGAATTATCATGCCCTTCTCATGCTTTTTACATAATAAGGAAGTGTTTCAAAGAGTATTTGAAGGGATTCAATTGGGGGTTTCAATTGcttcattttcatttatggTTTCAATTGCGCTAGATAAAGCGTTTAGTATAGCTAAACCTCTACGATATACTAGTGTTATgactaaaattaatattcaaatatattccgTGACTCTTGGACTTATAGCAATTGCTACTGCTGTTTCCCTCATGTGCTTTATTCCTAGTGATGAAAAGGActttcaaatacttattttgggCATTCTTCTCATTCCATGCGTTATCCTTGTATCAGCCTcctatttctatatttatagcGTTGCTAGTAAACATATTCAAGCTATGCGTCAAGTTGAAGTGTCTGTGCGGTCAAAGGAGCGAAGGGATCGCTTAGTTCTTAAAAGTACAAATAACAATTATTGCTACCAATCCAGTATTGAAGAGCATCACAGTATTTTTAGCTCCAAGAagctgtcaaaaaagaaaaataaacgcAATTACTTTAAAACCAAAATGCCTCCCTCATCCCGTTATGGAGTTAATCTCTCCCTAACTGTTGTCCTACTTTTAGGATCTCGTCTTCCAGGTCCACTTGGAACTCTTTTATTAGGAAATTATACTGGGGTATTGATCCGCGTCTTGGATGTTCCTCTCTATCTATGCTCCGCCTTTAATCCTTGGGTATACGCTTATCATAATTTGGAACTGAAGAAATTGATGCGACGATTAATgaggaaaatgaagaaaaggcTTTGTTGCTCATGCTGTAGTATGGATCCACTATCCTCAATATCCTCTCATAACTCAAAAACCAGC AAAAAAACCTCGGAAATCGAAGATTTTTCTTCACTACAGTTGTTCTAG